The stretch of DNA TCCATTCAACTGTGTGCACATTCAATATGTACAGTAGATGCTGCCATCACCACTCTACAGGTCGCAGATCAGGGCTCCAAGGGTCCAACCGGGAGTCAGGCCATCTCACTTCATATCTATGTACAGTTCAGAAGCATAACTGTTAAACATTGCCATGACGTATAATTCTTTCACCTACCACAGCCGTGCAGAAAGAAATGCATTCTGTTCAGACTTCATAACCCACCTGTTTGTGTATCTCAAATGTAGCCGCTTTCACTCTGCCATGCTATGTAACGACACCCTGTACAGGGTGTCAGTTAAAGTATTGGTCATATCAAAAGGAGACATATTTAAGTATTAGAGCATAAAAGAAAGTGCAAAAACACCACGGCAAACTTTCTCTTTTATGAAACTCATTATTTAATGGTGTATATAAGTATTTGATGCTGTTTAAATGTAAGATGTGATGTACTAATATAATTGTGTATAGTATTTCCTAGAgatgtttattttctataaaatgGAATATGTTATTgcttataaaatgttattaaaaagaatccattgatgaaaaaataacaacctCTTTTGGGAATGTCACTTAAGTTTGGAGCATGccattttattgattttcatgtCCATTTGTTTGAAATCGATGACACAGCATcactttgtttgaaatgttttttgtaacgCCAATGTTAAATATACCAGCACCTTTCAATGCTGCTATGACCAGTGCctgctctttctgtctttactgAACGTACACTGACATTAACACACCGGAAACACAGTCTGGATGGGCATATTTCTTAAATTGTGCTGCTGTACCATATGCCATGTTGCACCGATTGAAAGCAGCCACAATTTAAGAGTCATAAAAGTCAAATTTTCCGTTATCACGACACTTGGGCATAACAAAGATATTAAGAAATTTTATCACTACTGTCAAATTTCAAAGCTTCCAATCTAAAACGTATGAATATTTTAATcgttcaaatttgaaaaataaatgcctAATTTAAcaatctgaatttttaaaaaaaagcacattatgATAAACTATTacacttaaattttttttttttgctttgcttacAGAAAtcatgtttgacaaaataattgttCTGGTATATTGTGATAGATTTGATCTTATTTTACATTGTAAGCCCATGACCTCCTCACATAGTTTTGAGGTTAGTGGAGGGAGACTTATCTACTTTTATTATCATCTGGTATCAAACTCCACCCCCCCGCCCCAACTGACAGCACCAAAGGAAATACTATAGTCttctttacaaaatgttttaatatttacatcagAAAAGGATGAAATCAAACAAGGAAGAGATGAAAAGTTGTCAGTTAAAGGACACATATACAATACCTTTAGACATGGTTGCATTTCATTCATCTCAAACCTAAGTCTTTCAGTCTTTCACATTAGACACTATAAAAACATACTGGTCCTGGGACAAAAAAGAGGtgccaaagttttttttttttttttttttcttcaacagttctctaaaaattaataaacagtgtttttctaagAGCATGAAAATATAATGACTGAAAGAACGAGTATTGCTCTTTATGGTGGAGCTAcagaagaaaaccagaaaaagatTCACTACAGGCAATCTTtggggggaaagagagaaaaaaaaaaaaaaaaaaaaaattcaattattttgaaactgtctGCATGACTTATGTAACTCGTTGCAAAAGTGCCAAAGGTTCACGATGTAGTCTGAGTTGTCGGTTGGCCGTGCCAGAATTGGACACTGCCAACATCTTTTGATATCATAATTGCATACGTGTGCAACAGTGCAAAAGGGCAATTGAGTCAGACGATGTGACATAAATGTCACTTTGATAACTTGATACTGTCACCAATTCGACACTCATCACCAGGgtaatacagtacagtaactaCATTATTTGGACCTGGTCAAAAGCtaccaaataaaacagaattaaaggaagaaaacaagcatttttcaCTCTGCTTATGCAAAATACTGCTTAATCAAAGTTCATAAagattataaatacattttaaaatatgtacacagcaaaacaaaacaaggaccTCTATGAAAATAACCTCATAAAGCCACATTATTACTTATCATTGAAATCAGCCTCATAGGGCTAGTGCAGATAGAGACACAGAGCTTGTACATTGGGTCACCTCTCCTCAGATTGTCACCAGTGGAACATGATTCAAATCCACTTCAGCACTGTCTGAACAACCTGCGGACTGGCTGCCCAATGGACAAGCCCACGGTCGGACCAGTCTGAGTTTGGTCATTTTCCTCCCACGCAAGACACCTTACtctgcagccaatcagagcagcCCGCCACTCCAACCCACTGAGCACTCCAGCCTGTAGAAGGTGCATCTATATTGAAAAGACTGGGGGTGGGACTGTACAGAGTAAATGCAGAGCGAACATTTCTTTCATGCTTCACACACACGATCGACACACCGTCAACCAGGAGGACGTGATGGCTCCTCTCTCTGGTCAAACTGTGGCACTGCAATTCAATCTCATGGGGGATTTAGCTCGGTAAGGGAGAAAAATGCTTTCTATGTACTGATAATACTCCGTAACAACAACAGTGTGAACTCTATAAGTGCCTTCTGATGTGGGGTTGGGGTGTTGGGAGGGACAATCCATGAAGAAAATCCTGTCAGGTTGATGTGAATTTGTATAGATTAATTCATCTGTTCAATAGCTGCACAACAAAATGCCAGAGACTGTatggttgtgtgtctgtgggagcatattttctgtgtgtttttgtatgtcagAGATGTTTCTATATACAGTGTCCATGCATGTctctcagcccccccccccacaccccccccacccccttctcTTTAGCTGTTGGTGACAGTGGTGCCACTGCCCAGCTTGATGATCATTTGCTGGCAGTCATGGAGGGTCCTCTTGTCTCCCAGCTTCTCCAGGGTGCGGGCTGCGTCTGCGAGCATGCCTACCCTTTGGCCGGGAGCCGacagaaaggagggaggaaggtaGCGGCACGCAAGCATCACGGCCTCCGCTTGCTCCCGCTGGCCGGGTCGCGTCTCGCACTCctctgcacacaaaaacacaacgaACGTTGTTACCGTGCTATTTCAGGTGAGCTTTTGGATGTCACCAGCCAGTAACAGCCAACCAGACTTCAGCGGCTTCTTGTGTGATTACTGATGGGATTTAGTGCAGTGAATAATTGAGCAAAATAGAAGAGAAGCTGATTGGAGCCACTGATTACTGCCATTCAGTGTATCTCAGCTCTCTACAACTTTTATTATACgttgcaaggaaaaaaataaatgaatgtttggACAAAAGCTCCATCTATGATGTTTATTAGAAagctttcaatttttttgattatttttcttcaatGCTATCTAGAGCTACCTACTTAGAGCTTTGTACCACACtaatttaactaaaaaaaaaaaaaaaaaaaaaaaaaactttgattaaatgatgataaaatttTTATTATCCTATCAGAGCATCTCATACTTCCCACAACACCTCAGtgtacagggaaaaaaaaaaaaaaaaaaaaaaaaagaagatttgaTAGGCAATGCATTGACAGCAAAACCAACATTTACTACAAAATATCAAACCTGAACTAATTCACCTCATAAAAATACAGGTTTGCtgtatgaagaaaaacaaacaatagtgtgcacaaatttaaaatctcaAGAGCAGCAAATAGTAATAAGACAATGCTGCCTGAAGACAGAATTACTTGTGCAGAgtggatgaaaaatgaagatCAGTGTCCCCACACACCTGTCTTTGTTCCAGGCGTTGCTCTGCGTCGCAGTGAGCGATCCAGGAGCTGATGTGTGCGGGTGGGACTGGCCCCCGCCATCAacctggctgtagcttcatggAGGAACAACtggaaagagatggaggggagggagagagatgagacaagcagcggaggaggaggaggaggaggaggagggatgagagCGAGTGATGACTCATACAGAATGTTCAACTCTGCCTCAGAGAGACTTTGAAGCCTTGTGAACAACGCTGCTAAACACTTGCCTCAGgggtgtacgtgtgtgtgtgccggtATGTGTGTTTCAACACCTCCCAGCTAATTTACAGAGAACTGTACCGTGGACTGCCTGCAAATATGTGCACAGGAAGTACATGTATGTCTATATGCTACGCATTTCTCTTTATGCGTTGCGTTTTGTATTTGAATTCTACATCCCAGGCATGTGCAGCATGTACGGATCTCTCCTGATGCCTGTGTTTCAATCTTAACCATCTGGGTTTAAgagcattttaaaaaggcacattCTAATGAGTTATGGTTTTAAGTGTCTGACAATACAAATACACCAACATAAGAGCTGCGTTGGTGCGTTCATCTCATTTGAACAATTCCGTAACTGTGGGACTCAACAagtatttgtgttgtttgccTGTGAGGAAATAACAGTTGAAACGAAAGTTTGACTGTGTGTCAGCATGACAATGGATCGCACAAAGTACTTGCTACCAGTAAGTTGCACAAAACGCATGAGCTGAACTGCTCAAATGGAAATCTACGATGTAGTGACTGTTATACATACTCTTCGCATCGCAGGTCTGAAGCTGTGTGCCAGTTTGCGTAGGGAGCTGAGATCTTGCTGAAAGCCTTGGAGCTCTGGTGGTGAGGCCTGGTGGACCCCTGCACGGACGCTGGTACCCACCGACCCTGACCCCGCAGGACCGGCCCCTTGTTGCTGCAGACGCCACACATTGGTCCTCATCACCAACAGCAGATCACACAAGAGCAACTGGATGACCTAGAGGGGAAATGAACAGGATTAGGACTGAGACGTTTTACTGCCATAAAAGACGGCAGTAACACCGCGGCAGTTGTAAAAGGCCTGGACCACTGACTGATGAACTGGAAGCTGAAATGTGAGAAATTTTTATTTAGGTGTCAAAAGTCATGGTTCTTTTCATAGATGTGCTCGTCCGAAAGTAACGTGTCTCTTTTTTCAATAGAGCGACACGATaagggagaaaatgtgtttctacTGTAACCATTACAGAACTTGGGGAAAACTGACATGGGGGAAAAATTAAGACAGTGGCAAGAATATGTATTTGATGTGGAAAAATTAGCTGTTGAATATTCTATTTAgtcatgatttatttgatttccTCCAGTGGCATTGCCAACTTCAAACATATTTCTGGGAGAAATCTGACTCTATAATTACTTTACAAAATAAGACTATATATCATGATTTGGCTTAATGTAGCACTTAACAAGCACTGAATGTTGGAAACGGTAGCAGATAAATAATACAAAGAGACATAGCCCGGCACCAACTTCAACAGAGCTCTACTCAAGGGTGAAGGACATTTTCACCACTCACTGTGTGTGCGTTCTGCTGTTAGTGGCCCAGCTCTGTGTTGCACTGCAGGTACATTGCACTCCGCTGAGACACACATGCAATGCAACTACAATGCACTACAGCTCCAGccatagacatacacacactgtgagcGACCTATCTACCAGCATCACCATCTGCTGAACGCCAGAGGGTAGGACGCCGCAGTATCACAGAGTGGGAGCTGCTGTGGGGGATTCGCTGTCCATGGTCgaagtgtgtgtggttttgtatTGCGAAAAGAGTGTGTGTACACTCAAGTGATTATGTGTGGGCAATTTCCTGTGTTTACAATTTTATACAAGCACATGTGTGTGGGCACATCTGTcgctgtttgtgtgtttttttggttttgctttttttttttttttttttttttttagatttttaatgcGGATGCTGTCGCCTCCACAAAATTTCCCTcataggaaaaataaacatcaacatgACTTTTATGCACACAAATCTGTAAGTGCttatgcctttgtgtgtgtgtgtgtgtgtgtgtgtgtgtgtgtgtgtgtgtgtgtgtgtgtgtgtgtaccttgtCTAAACTGGAGCTGTGGCAGTGTGGTCCTAGGTTGAGGCTGTCTCGGAGCAGGGCGCTGGCCTTGTCGCTGTAGCTCAGACTCAGCTGGCAGTTTTCTGGCTTGGACAGCAGAGCTCGAACTGCCCTGAATGTGTTCAGACACACCTTGGGCAGAAGACTCCTGACAGAGCGAGGGGGAAAAGAGACAGGGGACACAGGTTAAAGCCGTCGAAGTGTGTATGCTTGGAATGGACAGACTAGGGTTACGCAACACACTCTCCAGCTGGCTGTAGAAGTtccagtgtgtgtatgtccaaCTTACTCTGCGTTCTGTAGACTGCGGGGCAGGTGCTCAACAGTCGGATACAGTCTCTCTGCCGCAGTGTCATCTCCTTGGAGCCAGTTGATGATCACCACGGCAACCGAGGACCACCACTTGGAGTGGGGGTCGCAGCCTGTAAGTTGGAACAAAACAGTCTACAGCAAGAGTcccacagacaaataaacatgcaaatatTTGAATCCCCAGCTACCCACTGTCACCTTTAGCATACATTAGAGTGCATACAGGGAGGGAAGGacggacagacacacaaccttgttttactatattcgtggggaCCCATTGACATAAATGCATTCCCTTGTCCCttaccctgaccttaaccatcATAACTGGATGCCCAACCCcaaaccttaccctaacctaaacctaattctaacctgaacgctaaaaccaagtcttaaccctcaaacaacCATTTAAACTtctggggtccagcattttttcccccacaaagCTGTCTGACCCCATAAGTATAGTGGGCTCCCAGTTTCCAGACCCTACAAATTcagtaaaacaagcccacacacagaTTTCTAACACCGTGTGAGCAACTTGAGGCTCTGCCACTAAACGTCTCCCATTATAATCCCTTCACAgcctcccttccctccctctttctctctccctcctctcaaGGTGATCACTGATTTGACAGGACTGAAGATAGATGAAGCAATCTAGTGGATGCCTCCCTTTCACCTAGCACCCTTTCACTCAGATCAGTGATCAGTGAGGACAAAGGCAAGTGGTGGGAGGGTGGAAGTCAGCCCAGCGGAAACCAAGGTACTCGATCTCAATAGTGGAAAAATTAACTTTATCTCACAGCCTCTTATTTTGCAAGCACATTAAGGTAATCGAACAGTCAGGGCAAGTGAAGAAAAGATGCAGGACAAGCAAATGCAATACTTGCAGAAGACGACAAGTAGTAATGAATTAAGGTGCAAAAATCTACACTTGTACGTGCTGATGTAAGAGCAAGTGCGTTCTGTTGCCAAGGTTTTAGAAGCTGATTTGGGGCAGGGATTCTAAAACTGCTGCCACAGAGTTGGCCCTGAtgttaaagtatcaaaagttcCTTTAAGTTTTCTATAATATCCAATATAAATTGTCATTACAGTGGTGGGTTTCAATCTTCTcatacaaaaaacagacaaataagtGTATTGTTAACAGAAATAAGAGCTGCCATATTGACCTACCAGTCACAGTGGCCATGTTGGAGCCGATCGCAAAGGACTGGGATGTGGCACCAGCCGCATCGGATGCGCTAATCAACAGCTGGAGGTACTCCAGGGCATCAGCATACTCCCTAAGGAGGAACATACTAAATGATTATTTTGCTGCCCCATCAACATGCAATGACAATTTCAAATCAATTATTACTAAAGGTAATATgattaataattataaaaataattattccCCTTGTTTTGTATCTATTCACAACAAAATTGTGTCAAATAGTAAACCAACCATGATGGTATAAAAATTTGACTGGAGTGAACAGTATCAAAAACGCAGTTATTTCgaggtgtgttttgtttttctcaccccTCGCCCTGGCTGGGACTTTTCTCTCCATTAGGCTGGGCCACGCAGTACAGAGCCTTCTCCAAGAGGTGCTCTCTGAATGCCTGAGTCACCTGGGCCAGAGGATCCACTGTAAGAGTACCAGCAAACCATTATAACATGagaaatacacaatatacacTATACACTATACACACAGTCAGAGGTGTGGGCTTCAGGTGACACATTTCCAGAGGATTCAGCAAAGTCACTTCGGCTTTATACAACAAAGTTAAACATTAAGTATGTCAATTTTGTATACACTGACCAGTATTGCCAGCTTGACTATAGATGCTTTCTTTAGGAATGCTGCGAATAGCCCAATCCCCATCCACAAAGAAGCGGTGACCTAGAGGGTGACAAAGCCACTGCATGGCTGGAGGCACACTGCCACTGGACGACAGGCACGCCTGCCGAGCACTGCTCAGGAACACACgctattggaaaaaaaaacccaatgtgCTCCGTTAATTTCTGCACTCTTCTTTCTTATATAAATGGAATGTGAACAGAATTACACAGCTTATAGTTCACTAATGATGATTTGGTTCATTGTAGTGCCATTTATTTCAAGTCGCTAATTCCCAGGgtcattaacattaataaaacatgGCGGACAAATGAACCCAACGTCAACTCAAAACTGCTTGCTGTTTAAGGCTGTTTAAAAACTAAGGGAGCTTACGGAGGTGAAATGCAGGATCCTTGGCAGGCTGGCTTTGACCCGTAGAGCAGCAGAGACGTAGACCTCAGCCAGAGTAGCTACAGGCAGACAGGAACCAGAACACTCTGCCAGGTTCACTGCACTTAAAGCCATGTGCACTGCTGACAGGTGGCTTCCATTCAATTTACCTGAAAGCACAGACAGAAGACAAGTAAAacaattactattttttttaaaaacatactaTTTTACAGAGAATAATTGTGATGCAATAATCACAAAAAGGAGCCAAAGTGGTCTCGTAATAAATACTAAAGTCAAATGATTTTGCAACCTTGGTCTAAACCTTTTACTGGCACTGAATCAATGTAAACTGACccttacagcaaaaaaaaaaaaaaaagggggggggggggctgagttGCTCTTTAATCACCTGAGATTTTGTCACTTCAATGTGCCACCCTACCGTGTTCAGTCTACCTCACTGATTTGATTCAGAAAGAGGGTATTTCCCACCGACTGACCTGTCATATGAAGCTGGTGCAGGCGGTGGTAAACCAGGGCGGCGTCGCGGCTGCTTTTGCAAGCATCCTCCTGCAGGGAGCGTGCAGATCGCAGCCCTCCAGCTCTGGCAGCCAGCCAGCGGCCCACCCAGAGGCGCTGGAGGCAGAATCTTAGCAGAGACCACAACGCAGCACAGGCCAAGTCCAACTGGGAGGTGGGTAAAGGCCGACCGAGGGCCTTTAGACAGGTCCACAGGTTCTGACTGGCCTGGGCAAAATCCCCCTGCAGAGGGCAAAAGAGATTGTTGATGATGAGATAGAACAGATAAAAGGTGACCCAGATTAGGTTGCTAAAGACAAGCAGACAACAAAGGTAACCCATGAGAATAATATAAGTGCATAGATCTTcctttttgaataaaatgaaaatcatacGTCTCATAAATTCTATatcaatacaaaaaacatactCTGGCCAGGTCCAGGTCAGCCTGCTTGCGGTGCCTccagaacaaaacagaggaTCCAGAGTGTGGTCTGGTTACAGGTTCTCCGTACACCAACAGACGAATCAGAACTCCAGACACCAGAATACCATTCAGTAGCCAAACAAGTATAGTGGGTAGCATCCAGTCCATCCAACCCCACGTGTCCGCTAAGGGGCgacacacatttttgtcattttaaagtaaaaattttaTTCTATGTAACAGTGtcatatttcagaaaaaacattacatgaaatCATAGCCTTACTGGCCCCACCCTCCTCAGCATTTATCCCTCCATACCTGCAATATCCACACCCAAAACGCTCCTGCCTGCGTGATGGGTGGTGGTGGCTGCAGCGCTTCCAGCTGAGCTGCTGCCGGATGAACAAAGCAAAGCGGCCAGAGGGTtgagggaaaggaaaaggaaggtAA from Xiphias gladius isolate SHS-SW01 ecotype Sanya breed wild chromosome 3, ASM1685928v1, whole genome shotgun sequence encodes:
- the srebf1 gene encoding sterol regulatory element-binding protein 1 — its product is MIRQPVKVYTGNTDTRVKMNSLSFDDPSLDNLDPTLSLNDPSDIDTALLSDIDDMLQLINNHDMEFTGLFDNPPYAGPPPTQELPGLTQSIASTAPPTTTTTPPSSSSSSILSSSPHLDALLGPPITRSSSTPDKAFQPPTFQQSPLAQVHNSTPRQQPASPQQAQTLRQAQVEQSQPVLSPPAPAPAASPHGSPGPSPAFSSTPQALFTSPAPQTPLQPQPQRQLPTQAQSQPARTNYSSQNSYPAGSLGSVSQPASSLSSSPPSIQPVAIQTQLQGLTTTSSLLATSASPPAQTIAPHVQQVPVLLQPQFIKAESLLLTTLKHDPCMVTTVASPTSLATTTPVQSTSLQAFMGGGTILTTVPVMVDAEKLPINRIAISGKPASQPHKGEKRTAHNAIEKRYRSSINDKIVELKDLVAGTEAKLNKSAVLRKAIDYIRYLQQANQKLKQENMALKMAAQKNKSLKDLVAMEVDGQSDVKSELPTPPASDVGSPTSFSHCSSDSEPDSPMGEDTKPNLGVLDRSTGGGSAGGMLDRSRMALCAFTFLFLSLNPLAALLCSSGSSSAGSAAATTTHHAGRSVLGVDIAADTWGWMDWMLPTILVWLLNGILVSGVLIRLLVYGEPVTRPHSGSSVLFWRHRKQADLDLARGDFAQASQNLWTCLKALGRPLPTSQLDLACAALWSLLRFCLQRLWVGRWLAARAGGLRSARSLQEDACKSSRDAALVYHRLHQLHMTGKLNGSHLSAVHMALSAVNLAECSGSCLPVATLAEVYVSAALRVKASLPRILHFTSRVFLSSARQACLSSSGSVPPAMQWLCHPLGHRFFVDGDWAIRSIPKESIYSQAGNTVDPLAQVTQAFREHLLEKALYCVAQPNGEKSPSQGEGEYADALEYLQLLISASDAAGATSQSFAIGSNMATVTGCDPHSKWWSSVAVVIINWLQGDDTAAERLYPTVEHLPRSLQNAESLLPKVCLNTFRAVRALLSKPENCQLSLSYSDKASALLRDSLNLGPHCHSSSLDKVIQLLLCDLLLVMRTNVWRLQQQGAGPAGSGSVGTSVRAGVHQASPPELQGFQQDLSSLRKLAHSFRPAMRRLFLHEATARLMAGASPTRTHQLLDRSLRRRATPGTKTEECETRPGQREQAEAVMLACRYLPPSFLSAPGQRVGMLADAARTLEKLGDKRTLHDCQQMIIKLGSGTTVTNS